TGAACGTGCCGGCAGACTTGGAAAGGAAGTTTACggcaaagaaaagaagcgaGCTTCAGTTGCTGCATCCATGGTTCTTCAGCCTGAAGGCGATAAGAAGCATGCCAGAAAACGTTCCTCTTTTATGTGGCTCGGCAAACGTCACAGCCATGccagtgatgatgacaggGCACAGTCAGAGTCTGGGCTGGGACCTGTCAACGCTGACACGAATGCGAATGAGCATGACGGACTAGCCCGCAGCGTGGATGGTCGTAGCGATGGCCATAGCGATGATGAGCAACAAgccgccaaagaagaagcggaGGATCTGTCTGAGGAGGAAGGCTACAATGGACCCCCAACAACACTCCTGGCCGAGTTACAGTTGCGAAAGCAGCAGCAAAAAGAACGCACTCAGCGAACATTCCCAGGAGGTATGCACGCAACactgttggagatggatgcTGTTGCCGAAACTCAGAAGAAGGCAAGAAACAACAAGCGCATCAACCTGGCATGGGAAGACGGCCAGGCACaagctgttgatgaggattccgatgatgaggatattcCTCTGGCTGTCATTGCAGCACGCAACCAAGGCGCAAAGAATGTTATGGATCTTCAACGCCCCATTGGTTTGATGGAGCGTcgtgagatggaagagaacgAACCCCTCAGTCACCGTCGAGCTCGTCTGCATGGCCAGGATCCGCGATCTATGGTAATTAGTCACAGGCCCAGCATGAACAATCTCAGTGCCAATCATCTTCCCACGACCCCTCATTCGGCACACCAATCTGTCGCCCAAATTTCGGTACAAAACGCATCGACTGAGCcggatgatgagtttgaagGAGAGACTCTTGCTGATAGAAAGCGACGGCTTGCGGCCAAGGAGGAAGCAGAGAATCTTCTACCTAAAGCCCGGCCTGTCAGCAGTGCGTTCTCCGTTGAGCTCCTCAATCAATTTGAGGAtcctgaagagaagaagaagaaagaggaagagaataAGCCCAAGTTAGGCGAGGAGGAAACCCTAGGTCAACGACGAAAACGTTTACAAGCTGAGCGAGAAGCCCGTGAGCGTGAGATGAGTTTCAACCAGCTGAACGCCAGTGCCGAAGAGGCTGAGGCACCGATACCAGGAATCAACGGGCGCATGCACCAGCTGTCTAGTGTTCTCTCTGCCCATCCTAAAAGGGAGACCAACCAAGCCCAGGAGGAGCGCGCTCGTATGGAACATGAGCAAAGGCTTCTGAGAGAGCGTGAGGCTAAGATGGCCGCTTATCGAAGCCAAATGCCGCAGGCTCTCGGTGGTCCTAGCAATGCGCAATCTGGAGGTTACCGTGGAGGTACTTTCAacaatggtcttggtggcCAGAACTCCCAAGCAGCCATGTCCTCTCCTGCCCTTCATACGCAACTCTTCAACCAACCATCTCTTAACCACCGAAAGAGTGCTGTATTCAGTACTTATGGGGCCCCTATGCAGCAAGCTCCATATGGCGGTTCAGCTACGAACCTGGGTGCGATGAACATGGGGTATAATGGTATGCCCAATGGCATGAACCCTTACGGCGCTGGTGCCATGAGTGTTTATGGTGGAGGCATGTTGCAGCCTGGTATGCAAATGCCTGGCCAAGGTGGTTCCACCAACAGAATCGAGCAATGGCGTCAGGGTGTTCACCCTTAAGCAAGTCAATAGCACATCGGCTGTTGACATGGTCTACAAGTACCTTTTCTAAGACGGCGCATCTGGAAGAAATACCTAGTGTACTATTTTGAGGAAACATAGAAGGGAAGGGGAAGCTTTTTACAGCATTGCTAGCTATCATTGGTGTTGTGGATCGAGGTCAATGGTGGGATAACATCTTGAggtaatttttttttttttcttgttCTGCATGGCACCTAGCATTGCATGGCGCTGGAAATACTTGCGACGCTGGAAGGGCACAGCTATATCTTGACAATCTAATCGTTTTAATATGTTTTTTCTGGGATTGCTTCCTCATTCCGGTGGCATGTAGTTTTAGACTAGGGGCATGAACACGATGATATGACCAAAACTACTGGAGTCCAAAAACCCAACAGTGATGCAATGCATGGGGAGGTATCAACTCGTCATATTGCAAGAAACAGACCTACAGAAAAATTAAGCAACCCAATGTCTACAAGACCAACGCCAGGATGATAACAAGCCCTCCCCTTTTCAGTCTTCTACATGCTTTTGGAATCCTTTGCTTCACCTCCGCTTGCCGAAGCTACCAGCAGTCTTTTGCAATTTGGATGGTGGTGCAGACGCAGCTTCAACATCgctctcctcgtcctcaccCATAGACTCGTCCACATCGTCATGATtgacctcgtcctcgtccaaAGACTCCTCGGCATCGCTGTCGTCCTCCTCACCAGCTgaatcctcctcatcgtcagagtCACCAACAAAGCCGTTGGTGATGGGAACATCGTCGTCTGAATCGTCAAACTCAGTGTCAAGACCTCGCCTTCGACCAGGTGTGCGCGCAGCATCGTCCTCACCCTCAACCCAGATaacatcttcgtcctcatcttcgtcagaGTCCGAGTTATCACCGTTGTGAAGGCCGGGGCGCGACATCTTACGACGAAGATCCATTTGGCCCTCGAGCATATCGAGCTTACCCTTCAGGGCGAGAAGACTTGACAGACCCTTAGCGCGCTCAGCGAGAACCTTTTGCAGGCCGCTGAGACTGTGGATAACCTTGGGCTGAGATGCGAGGGCACCACCATGGGCGACTAGTGTCCACTGGACCCAAGTCATAAGGTTTCCGGCGCGACCAGGACGGCGGTACAAGCGAGCGGCAAGCTTGGTAAGAAGAGTGCCAGCGAGAGCGCTGTCGAGGCGCTCAATGGTGTTGCGGATGGTGGGGAGATCGGTGGTGTGCAAACACGACTCGAGAAGGTCTGTGTCGTCGGTACGGAGGGCCTGAGAAAGAACGGTGGTAAGGGACTGGTGTGTCGGGGGCACAATCGCATTTCTCGAAGGCTGGGAAACAACTGCGCCGTTGAGTGCGGAGGGCACATCAATGATATCGTTCTCTGCGCGGAGAAGCTCTCCAAAAGAAGGCGATGTCCCCTCAGCGTCTGATTCCTCGTCATTAGACTGGCCATTGGGCTTTTGCTTGGCGGCCTTTTGGCGGGCGTTTGTCACAGCAGTTTCATGGGCGGtctgctcctcctctggGCTCTCAGCATCGGAGATATCTTCGTCGCTGTCGTTATCGGACGAGATCTCAATGGTCTCAACCTGCGAGGGCTGGAGGGCGTCGGGTCCGGCGATAGAGGCCTTTGACTCGTCGATGACGGACTTATTAGGGATTCTAGCGCTGGTTCTAGCAGCGGGAGCGGCCAGCTTGACCGGCGCTTTGCGTTTTGTTGACATTATGTGTGGGTGTTGGTGTGAAGCGTAGGAGATGTGAAGCGGTCGCGTGCAGGGATTCGTCGGTGATGAGATTCAACGACGGACGGTTAATTTAAGAAGCAAGTTATTAGTGCGACTGTTGCTTCTTTGTATAGTATCTTTTCCGTAATAAATGAGGGAAAGTGATACTGTTGAACGTTATCAATGGAAAATTTGACGAAGCCGTCGCTCGGTCTCGAGTGAAGGAACTTTTTTTCTGGAACCCCCAGCTTGTCTCTGGTGGTTGCCCCACAAGCGATAAGATTAGAGAAAAAGGGTCACGTGGAGTGCCACAGTCAGAGTGCCACAGATGAGTCATGGTGTGGCTGTTTGCGCAGCTTCCATCGGCAAGGAGAATATCCTGGCCCAATGCGGCccgaccttgagcttgggagCATTTAATTACAGTGATTGGCCTCACTGCAGCCTCTAAATGAAGAGAGCGGTGATTGGACGAAGTGGATCGATAGTGGACTTTAGATAAGCTGCAATTGGTCACATCCGCAACCTTCACGTTCGCTTCCGGAGGGATCATCTCGTAGCCTGTGGCCTCAGGAGATATGAAGTACAAATCAGACCCAGCATCATGTAAGAATGTTTCTAGTTACACAATGACACAGATCTTGGGGACACAAGCTCGAAACCCGGTGATTGCTTACCTTTTTTCATTGTTTGCCAACGGGATGGTCACCTGATACTTGCCCTTGCCTGGACTTGAGATCCAAGGTGGGCCTGTATCCCGGCTTGGGTATGATGCGTCCCAGTTTCGGTAGAAGGGTGAAAGCTGTTAAGTGGTTATAGTGGTTTGGTGCATGGCTGCTTTTGACGCGACGTGAACGTGTAAGAGAGGTGTCATGAAAGGTGATGCACGTGCTTCAGTATAAAATGGGATCTGTTTCCGCGACCGTTTCTGAACTTGTCATTTCATCAGCGCAAGTAAAAGATCTTCATTAGCTAAACATGTGATAATACATTTCAAGTTTCACGAAATCTGTTTGTTCCTTACTTGAATACGATCATCTTATCTTGTAAGACGAAGCTCGGGAAACGGTGGCATTACGGGGCCGTCATCACTCTCATCCCGTGTCTTCTCGGCTTTGAGGACCTTCCCCTTGCGTTCTGATCTGTCCTCACCAGCCACATTCAATTGGATGTTTTTCATGAGATAGAGTTCTAGATCGAATTAAACTCTGAATCAGCTCTGCATAATCGAAACGTATATTCCAGAACAAACCTGAATGATCAAACAGCTGATTCACCTCTGTTGACTGATTTGGAACGTCTTTCATCTTGATCAATCTCATTAGCATGATACTACCAACCTCTACCATAATATCATCCCCAGCCACCCGCCAATCCACATCCATGACAATGACGGTGATGGTGGCCCGTGCACCACCTCATAATCCCTTTGATACAAAACTCGGTCAACTAAATTTTTATGTCCCCTCGTACCCAATCCCCTCGCCAAGTTGGCCACCCCGTTAGAGACAAGTCAACGGCTCAGCGGAGTTTGCCTTCTTCCCTCATAAATACCACCGCGCCTCCGACCGGGCAAAATTCACTGACGTGCACGCGCTTTTCCCTCAGAGGCTCCCCTTAGATCCAACCCCCTACCCCCCTCCCTCTTCCGGTTCCCGGCCAGCAAAAAAAAAGCACTGAGCAGCGCAACGCTATCGCTATTGCTCTCTCTCACTGGCAAAAAACTGAACTGCCACCGCAACTGGCCACTCAGAGTTCCTCCTCTCTTGGCAACCACCTTGCACCTTTTCAGTTAACGGCAAAGCACAAAAAGCACCTTCCGCGCCCCGATCACGATAAGAGCTCCTTCCAGTTCTTATTGTTCTCGAAGCCGGcgatcaccaccaaaaatTACCACCGCCTTCTCCCAATCAATATTGACCTTTTATAGGTACAATCACATCTTTCAATCGCATTTATTCACTTTCACACCATAATCAATAATAGGTTTTGTGATTCGAGAGTCTTCTCTGAATTGCTTAAACTGTTTCGTCTTTTGATTAGTCATTTTTTATTTCTCCAATTTCTGGCCTTCTTATTTCTTCTCTTACGTTTTACGTACTCTACCTTGTATTGTACTTACCTTTTGCTCCGCTGCGCTGCGCTACACTTGCGCTGCACCCTGACGCGCAAAAAAAGACTCCGTCGCGAAATCAGCTGTTCGATTTCCATTGTCAGCGTCATTGCTTCGGCTTTACTCCTCTTTTTTCCCACCTTGACCTACCTTGCAAGCTCTTGCCTCCCACAGGCTACGAGCGAGCTATTGCCATCGACTCCGCCTACCTTTTTGCCGCTAGGCTACCAGAATTCAGAGGAGCTACCAATATAAGATCGCGACCCCCCGCCTTCTAATCCAATTTCGCAACTGCGCGACGCGCCTCCATTCCTACGTATCCacttctcaatctccatCGCGCATCAACACCACGTCGACTCGCGATAATCCTCGACTCATCATTTTCACCTGCGCATCTTTATTTCATGTCGCGACGAGTCAACTAAGCTAGACCTGTATTGACGCGCCTTTATCGCGAACAGCCATTATGGCTTCACCAACCCCCGATGCGACCGCTCCCATAAACGAGAATACGTCGCGCGATGTCACGGTAGAGAAGGAACAAAAGTCCGAAGTCAACGGGTAAGTTGCCCCTCAGTTCTGATGGCGCGCTTTTTTTTTGCATGTGCCGTCGCGTGCCGTAAGGCTGTGATGCATGGCGCAAACGCGCACATCGTTTCTCAGCAATCTCTGACATGTTCATCAGGCATGCGACACCTGAAAAGCCAAAGGACACACCTGAATCTGCGCCTGTCAATGGCAACAAAGCGGACGATCATCTCGTCGAGAATGGTGTCCACAAGGACGTAGAGATGGCAGAGGCgaacgatgagaagaagccctCCCAAGTGCCTTCGGCGGACGAAAAGAACGATCAAAAGACCGAAGGTGATGATCAGACGAAAGACACTGGTGATGCCAAACCTGTGGGGGAGCCTAAGGCTGGGGAGGACTCTAAGGCTACAGAGGAGGATGTCGATATGACAGACGCTGTGCCTGCAGAGAAGTCCGGAGCCGAGAATCCCGCTGGAGCTGCGACCGCAAAAGAGTCCAAGGATGTCGATATGGTAGACAAGCCTGCAGATACCCCTGAAAAGGCTGAGGGAACAGACGACAAGGCACCCGCTTCCTCCAACAATACCGCGGCTCCCTCCTCAGAGACTGAAGTCCAACCTACCAGCCTATCTCAGTTGGCTATCGACACGAAGGAAGCGGATGCCCCTAAACCTTCCACCGAGGTGTCGATGCAGGATGCCCCCGTTGGCGACACTTCCGTTAGCTCTAAGGTAGCTCGCGAACGTGAGGATGATGCCACAGACGAGCCTGCACCAAAGCGAGCCAAGACCGAGCCCAAATCTGAAGAACCCGCCGACGTTACGTCCACTGTCTCCAAGACTGACCCGGCCTCTGCTGAGTCTGCCCCCGAGAAGGAGATTTCTCGCTTCGCTGGTCTTACCAGATGGAATGAGGCCGATTTCAAGAACCAAACGCTCACCCCTTTTCAACGACGCGAGTTCCGCAAGGTGCTGGGGCGCGTaaagaagacaaaggctGGTGGCCATTTCAAGGACTCAGTCCCCAAGATGTGGCCTCAACTCGCTGAGAGTTATTTGGCTAAGATCGAGAAACCTATGGACCTTTCCGAGATTGACCGGACCCTTCGTGATATTAATGGTGCTTATGTTACGGTCGGTGATTTTCAGGATGCCCTGGTTCTCATGTACGACAACACGCGCAACTTCAATGGAACCCTCCATGAGGTTACTGGTGCTGCGTTCAATGCCATTCGAAGCATCTGGGAAGAAGTTGCCACCATTCCACAAGAAGAGGCAGTCAAGCCCAAGCAGGtacccaagcccaagcctccCCGCGAGTCGCGTATCAGCTCTCTCGGCGATTCTATTGCTCGCAAGCCATCTGTTGGGCCTGGCGCTAGTCCCGCCGCCGAAAGCGTGTCGTCAAAGCCGCGGCTTGGATCTCAAGAAGCCAATACTGCTGCTACTGAACTGCGCCGTGCCTCATCTGCCACCGAGGGCGATCGTCCCAAACGAACCGTCCGTGCTCCCAAATCAAAGGATATTGACTATACCACGAAGCCTTCGCGAAAGAAGCTTAAGCCTGAGCTGCAGTTCTCTGAAGAGGTATTGAACGATTTGATGTCCCCCAAGAACCACGCCATCAACAACTGGTTTATGGAACCAGTCGATGCCGAGGGACTTAACATTCCCCATTACtactccatcatcaagaagcccATGGATCTGGGAAAGGTGGCTCGTATGCTAAAGAGTggcgacatcaacaacatcaaggacTTTGACAAGAACGTGCGGCTGATCTTTTCCAATTGTTATACCTTCAACGGTAGTGTTGACCAAGGCAACACTGTGTCGTATGTAGCTTCCCAATTGGAGGACTACTACAACAGTTTgatgaaggacaaggacagcTGGTTAGCCAGACACGCCAAGGCACATGCTCCTGCTGCTTCCCACGGtagcgacgaggaagatgaggacgaggaggccgatggtgatggcgatgagataACAGCTCCTCCAACTGCAGACCACAGTAAGGAAGTGCGAGACCTGGAGAAAAAGCTGAGGGAGGAAAGTGAGAAGCTGACGGAGCTTCTGTGTGGCGACTCGCCCAATGAGAGCATGGTCGCAATGCAGAAGAGTATCGTGAACCTCGTACAAGAAAGTCTTCTGAAGGCGAAACAGACTCTCAGTGCGCACCGCTCAAAGCATCCTGAGAAGCCCTCTAAGAAGGCCAGTAAGCCGAGCAAGCCTAAGCCCAGTGGATCTGCTCCCCGCAAACCCAGTGGAAGTGTGGCAAATGCAAAGAAGCCCAGTGGCACCAAGAAAGCTGTGAAGAAGACTCTCACCGCGGCAGACAAAGACGCTATCGCTTCTGCTatcaatgatcttgatgGCGCACAGCTTGACCGCgccatcgatatcatcaagcgTGACACTGGCCAAAATGTAAGTTCACCAGCATCGCCCGTGATAGTGACAACGTGCTGACGACCTTGTAGGAGAATACCGACGGAGAGCTTGAGCTAGACATTGACCAGCTTAGCAATGAAGCTCTGCTGAAACTCTGGGAACTCTGTAAGAAAGTGTTGCCTGGGTTCGGGAAGGACAACAACGTGCCATCTTCTCCGGAAGTGTCACGGGCAGCGCCGCCTAAGCATACGAAggcatcatcgacatcaGCGAAGCCCAAAAAGAACAAGCCCATGAGTGCCCGTGAACAGGAGGAACGAATCGCGCAGCTTCGTGATCTCAGCAACCTGTATAGACCGGGTCAGGAGCCTGGCGAGAATCAACCTGTGTTGCAGGCTCCCACACCTACGGCCGAGTCCAGTGATGAGTCGGACTCGGAGGAGGAGTAGAGGTGGCGTCGGGCTGAGAGAGATGGATTGTATGAGTTGTATGACCTTTTTGGGAGCTTGGATGTCTCGTCGACCGGAGAGCATCAGCCACCATTATACCCAGCCGCATGGCTGCACCAGGTGTCATGTTTGCTCAAAGGGGCGACGGGGTGTGCCTGAACAATATTCGAGCATGCCGCCTCGGATGAGGCAGACATAACCAAGCCTGATGAATCGATAATGAAGACGTCGTCATAGTTCTTAGCGAACATGGACATTTGGGATCAACAGGGAGTATCTGGCGCACAGAGACATAGGGTGATATGATAATAGCTGGCTTTCTAGTGCGGGAAAGCAACGATGCGGCTAGCTGAGGATTCGTGGGGGCAAGGCCATAGTTTTGGGGAGATACCCTGACTGAGGAGAATCGATAACGCATGGTTGCTTGGTACTATGCGCCAAGGTGAGGTTGGATGGCAGCGGGAATCTGAGCCGCTTGTCGGTGGTTTGTGGCTTTAGATGTAACCATAGCGATAAGAAACTTTGTTATCCCATTTTGTCGCGTGCTTTGATGTGCATGTTGGAACAGATACCCTTGAGTGCTGCTGGGCGCTTGGCCGGGAAGCTCGAACGACTCGAGGTTGATTGAGTGTTTGTTTGGCGCGTAGAGGTCGATCGATCTCTCGTTGTCGTTTGAAGGTCATCTTATAGCGAGTGACACAAACCATTTTCGAGGAGCATTTCCGTGTGCTATGATGGCGAAGCTGTGTCGTTGGTTGCGACACACGACGTGGCTGCAATTACATCGGACTTCCGAAGCGATTGTTTTGGCATGACAACGTGGCATTTCGCAAGAAGGACTTTTGTTGTTGAGTTTATCTCAGTGGTTGTGCAGAAGGGGAGTGTTGTTTGTGTTGGTCTTTGGTCTTTGGTGTAAGGTAACCGAGCTTGGTGGTGCTTCTGCGGCGTCAAGAATGCCGACTTTGAACCAGAAAGACACGAGAGTATGATAAACCAAAAAGCAAGGAAGAAAAGCATATAGTTGGTGGAGTGAGAGTGAATCATAGAGGTTGTAATGTGGAAAGGAAGATGTCAGTGATGGACTGAACGCCGTGGGGGAATGTCATGATAGAGAAGAGATATGCCAATACGAAAAGATCTCAAAACGGTGCGAGTCATGCCGAAAATGGAGACAAGCTATAAAGCAGCCATTATAGTCTCGTACTTATGAGTATAATGCAGAGAAAAATGGCGACAAATGCGTATCAAACAAGTGCTTTGCTTCTGGCGGCGTGCGTGAAGCCAACAGAGTCCGTCTGATGTGGCAATGCGGGGTTGAAGAAGGTCAGCAgacaaagaggagaaagtaCGTACCAATACGATAACAACCGGACGTATGTGTCAAGTACAGGCAGTTGTTTTTCTCAGTATCGCA
This genomic stretch from Fusarium fujikuroi IMI 58289 draft genome, chromosome FFUJ_chr09 harbors:
- a CDS encoding related to UTP5 protein, translating into MSTKRKAPVKLAAPAARTSARIPNKSVIDESKASIAGPDALQPSQVETIEISSDNDSDEDISDAESPEEEQTAHETAVTNARQKAAKQKPNGQSNDEESDAEGTSPSFGELLRAENDIIDVPSALNGAVVSQPSRNAIVPPTHQSLTTVLSQALRTDDTDLLESCLHTTDLPTIRNTIERLDSALAGTLLTKLAARLYRRPGRAGNLMTWVQWTLVAHGGALASQPKVIHSLSGLQKVLAERAKGLSSLLALKGKLDMLEGQMDLRRKMSRPGLHNGDNSDSDEDEDEDVIWVEGEDDAARTPGRRRGLDTEFDDSDDDVPITNGFVGDSDDEEDSAGEEDDSDAEESLDEDEVNHDDVDESMGEDEESDVEAASAPPSKLQKTAGSFGKRR
- a CDS encoding related to bromodomain protein BDF1, whose amino-acid sequence is MASPTPDATAPINENTSRDVTVEKEQKSEVNGHATPEKPKDTPESAPVNGNKADDHLVENGVHKDVEMAEANDEKKPSQVPSADEKNDQKTEGDDQTKDTGDAKPVGEPKAGEDSKATEEDVDMTDAVPAEKSGAENPAGAATAKESKDVDMVDKPADTPEKAEGTDDKAPASSNNTAAPSSETEVQPTSLSQLAIDTKEADAPKPSTEVSMQDAPVGDTSVSSKVAREREDDATDEPAPKRAKTEPKSEEPADVTSTVSKTDPASAESAPEKEISRFAGLTRWNEADFKNQTLTPFQRREFRKVLGRVKKTKAGGHFKDSVPKMWPQLAESYLAKIEKPMDLSEIDRTLRDINGAYVTVGDFQDALVLMYDNTRNFNGTLHEVTGAAFNAIRSIWEEVATIPQEEAVKPKQVPKPKPPRESRISSLGDSIARKPSVGPGASPAAESVSSKPRLGSQEANTAATELRRASSATEGDRPKRTVRAPKSKDIDYTTKPSRKKLKPELQFSEEVLNDLMSPKNHAINNWFMEPVDAEGLNIPHYYSIIKKPMDLGKVARMLKSGDINNIKDFDKNVRLIFSNCYTFNGSVDQGNTVSYVASQLEDYYNSLMKDKDSWLARHAKAHAPAASHGSDEEDEDEEADGDGDEITAPPTADHSKEVRDLEKKLREESEKLTELLCGDSPNESMVAMQKSIVNLVQESLLKAKQTLSAHRSKHPEKPSKKASKPSKPKPSGSAPRKPSGSVANAKKPSGTKKAVKKTLTAADKDAIASAINDLDGAQLDRAIDIIKRDTGQNENTDGELELDIDQLSNEALLKLWELCKKVLPGFGKDNNVPSSPEVSRAAPPKHTKASSTSAKPKKNKPMSAREQEERIAQLRDLSNLYRPGQEPGENQPVLQAPTPTAESSDESDSEEE